The following DNA comes from Thermogemmatispora onikobensis.
GCCAGAGCAGCCAGGCCGAAGAGAGCCAGCTCGACCAGCAGCCGCCAGGGATCAACCAAACGGTGACGCGCCTTGGGGGCCACGAGTAGGCCCCAGACAAGCATTGCGAATAGGGGCAGGGCCAGCCCCAGGAGGAAGCTGAGTGGGAGCGCCAGACTGGTGGAGCTGGCTCCCCAGTAGCTCAACGTCAGGATCATGGCCACTTCCAGCAGGAAGCGCAGAGCACGGTTACATTCTTTGAGAATGACAACAATCATGACGATGGTAATAGTTTCCCGCCCCTGGCCTGGTGCACCAGGCCAGAGAAAAGGGGGATCAGGCAAAGTGCAGCGTGGTGCCAACGCTGGTCTGGATATAGGCCGCGGGCAAAGCGCGAGCCAGTTCGTGAGTCGCGCGCCAGCCGGTACAGTGCCCAGGCACAATGACACTGGGTCCAATCGCCTGCAGTTCGGCGATGGTACGCGGGATAATCGGCTCGAAGACGGCGCCGCTGAGATGCAGACCGCCGACAAAGGCGTAGACGGTCTCGATGCCGGTAAGCCGCCGGGCATGCTGAAGAATGTTGATGACCCCGGCGTGGCTGCAGCTAGAGAGGACCACCAGGCCGCGGTTTTTGAGATGGCAGACAATAGCCTGATCATCCCAGACCCAGATATCGGGCTCCCAGCCGTGGTCAGTACGCGCTTGTTGCAAGGGGAAGCCTTTTTCAAAATCGGTGACGCGCTCAACTTGACCGGTCACCAGCACGGTTCCATCGAGCAGCAGCGAGGGACCTCGTTCTTCGATGATGGTAACACCTTCGCGATCGAGATCGGCCTGGCTCGGTGGGGGCATATGGATTTCGGTACCGGTTGGGAAGACGATGCGTCGGTAGCGCCAGGCATCGGGATGGAGCAGCAAGGGCAGACCGCGCTTCCCCAGACGGCGTACGACGCCCTCTAACCCACCGTGATGGTCGGCGTGACCATGTGAGAGCACGATAGCCCGTAGATCAGCCGGACGCACCTCCAACACATCCATGTTGTGCAGGAGGGTGCTGCGCCCAAGCCCGGCATCGTAGAGTAGAGAGGCCCGCCACCCATTGCGCACCACTGTGAGCAGCAGGGCATAGCCGTGCTCGGCAATGAGCTGCTCGCGCTCGGTCCAGTTTATGGCCAGGGGGGCCCGCTGAACCATCTCATTGCCGGGCAGCAGGACATCGACACTGTTATCTACGAGAATCGTGACGTCGATCGTGTCGACCGGGGGTAGCGTCACCTGTTCGCTCATGAGTAGTGCTCCTTTGGCACAAAAGTAGCACGATGGCTTTTCTCCTGGTTTGATCGGCTCGATGCCTTCTCTCCTCGACTGGACCGGACTGGGTTGACATGTCCGCCGCTGCTCTGCTCGCCCGCTGTTGCCGGCTCAGACAAGCTGGTTTCAGAATACAGCAGAAATGTGGACGACTGCAAGCCAGGGGAGGAGGAGGAGCGCGCGCCAACCTGGTCACGGGGGCTGTTTGGCTTTGTGTGGTCTGACATGGCGCATGGGCTGGCCTCTGATGCCCGCTCCGGCGGACAGGCAATCGCTGGCGGCTGCATGCTGACCAGTTCTCGAGCGCAGTGCAGCGAGAAAGGCAGTTGAGAAGCAACAGACGAGCTTTTGGCGCTTGAGATGGCAGGCTTGACGGGAGACGGAGAGTGTGGTATGCTGCAAAGGACACATGGAAGCGAACTGTCAAAGCCGCTGCCCATGGTTACGGGCAGCGGCTTTTTTTGGCACGCCGTTCTTTGTCATTCAGCGGCTCCGCGCCGACGCTGCCCCTACTCTGCTAGGCTCAGGTCGCACGCTCCCGCGCCTATAGCCTTTTGCCGTCTGGTAGCTTGCAGATAAGAGCGCTGTCAGACGAGTCCCAATGCATTTCCCACCACAGAGAAATGCGCGTAAGGAGACTATCTACATGATTAACCCTGGACAGGACCAAATCCTGGTCTGCCGCGAGTGCGGCCAGGAATTCACCTTTACCGTTGGAGAGCAAGAGTTTTTTGCCAGCCGCGGCTTGACCAATACACCCAGCCGCTGCCCCAGCTGTCGGGCGGCGCGCAAGGCAAGTGGCGGGCGCCGTGGCCGTGGCTACGGGCGTGAGGAGCGCCAGATGTATACGGTGACCTGCGCTAGCTGCGGTAACGAGGCCCGGGTGCCGTTCTTGCCCCGCGATGATCGCCCCGTCTATTGCAGCGATTGCTATCGTCCCCAGGAGTCGTACGGGCGCGGCCAGGGCCGCCGCGCGCGCTGGTAAGGCGGGCCGAGATGAGCGAAGTTCGCCTGAACCCTGACGAGTCCTTCGAGGTCGCCCTTAAGCGCTTTAATCGCAAGGTTTTGAACGCTGGTATTCTGGCCGAGGTGCGCCGCCGCAAACATTACGAGAGCCGCAGCGATCGCCGCAAGCGTAAGGCCGCCGTGGCCCGCCGCCGCCGCCGCCGCCATACACGCACACGCCGCTAGCTCCATACACGGTCAAGAGTGCCTGACTGGTCATCCATAGAAGACTCAGCAATAGCAGCAGTAGAAGAGCTGTCCTTAACAAGCGCTCGCTCTTCTACTGCTTGTCGCAGATGCAAGCTAGAGGCACAGTCTTGCTGAAGGCTCCCCCTTCAAGCGAGTGCTCATCTAACAGATGCCTATCTGCAGGATCTCACTCCTACTCTTTTTGATTGAGTGTGTAGGCATAGCGATAGGCTGCAGAGAACTCGTATAAGGAAACTGGGCCGAAAACGCTAGCATTCAGCTGCTGGCCGATCAGGACCGCAAGCCCAGCAGGAAGTGATGAGAAGAGATGGATATGGGCAATGCCTTGGCTGCGCAGGCGGCGCAGGTCACGTCCAATCTGACGGGCAATGGCCAGGGCATGATTGCCATCCCTTACCCCTCGGGTGTGGTCTACTCCCTCCGGCATCGAATAATGGATGAAGCAGCTATAGTCAATCTTATTCCCTGCCTGTTGCATGTATACCTTTACATCATTTTCAATATTATTCGATATGGAAATAGCCACTACCGCTGTCTGGGGATCTCCCTCCTGAATGCTCTCATCACAGGTAAGAGGGGAAGAATCGCTCTGCGGCCCTTCGTTATCCCAATACTGCTGTCTTGCTTCATCACGTACTTGCAGCCTCATTCCCTGGAAAATGAAGCCGAACAGGTAGGTCAGCGAATAGACTGCTTTAATCGGAACTTTTAGACTTTCTCCAGAGCCTGGACCAATAGCCGTGAGCAGTCCTTTGATATCCTGCAGAGCGGGAACAATAAGATCCTGCCATTCAGCGACCGTAGGGACACGTCGCACATCCCTATTCTCGTCTTCAAGGAAAAGCCTCCTGGCATCAACCGACAGATCGAGCCGAGGGCTGCCCTCTCCAAAAACAAAGGTGCGTAGCCCAATCCAGATTTCATGGTTCTCCCCAGCTCTCACGCGACGCTGGCGAAAGGCCTCGCGCAGGATCTTGCGCGCAAGCGAGCGCAGCTTGCCGCTCACTACCTCCTGCTGGCTCACCTCCGGCTCAGGCTCGTCCGCAATAAAATTCGTCAGCTTCCCGAGACTGACCTTTGCCAGGGCGTTCTGCACTCTTTTCCGGCTGACCCCCTGCAGGATCACAACTATAGGAAACCCCAGCTCGCTTTCGTGGCGCGTGAGGGCAGCGTGTGCCTCGGGTAGCCAGAGCTGCGGCTTCTTGAGGGCTTCGGGTGTGAGATAGAGCAGGTAGGCATCGGCTAACTCGCTCACGGCCCGCTCTGCGGCTTTTTCACGGAGGCCGAGAAAGGGCAGGTCCTCGCTGTCGCGGTGCCAGAGCTTGAGGCCGCGCAGGCGCAGCATGAGTTCTAGCTGTTCGCGGTTTTTTCCGGCATCGCCAGCAGAGCTGATGAAAACGGTGGCCGGTCTGGTCGGGTCCTGTTCCTGCTGGGATCGATGAGCCTCGGATTGGCCAGCATCCATCGTCGTCCTCTCTTTCTCCTCTGTTCCAGAGCCTGCGTCGAGGGCTTCCCAGATTTTCCGAATCTCCTCAGCTATTTCTTTCCATGCTTTATTGCGATTATCTCCCTCTCGCTGGGCGAGGGCCTCCCCATTGCGCGGCAAGAGTTGCAGCTCGGCCAGGTCAGTGCCTCCGAGATCCACGGTCTTGTATAAGATTGGAATAAGTTCAGCCTCGCCACTCGTTGCTCGTTTCAAGGCCATGCTGGCCACTTCTCCCATCGAAAACAAGAAATCAGGGCTGATAAGCATGATGATCAGCTTCGCCTGATTGATCAGCTTGCTCTGCTCCTGCTTCGGCGGTTTTCCTGGTAGGGTATCTTGAATATCTCTTATCCTATTAAGATTATATAAGTGTTTGCTTAGTTCCTCAAAACCACGCTTATCCTCACTGGCATACAAGCAAAGAATTTCACCAGCAATCGACTGACTCGCTCCCATAAGAAGATCTCCCTTCTACTAGGCAGAATCGCGCGTCTCAGCAATGCGCTTGCGGGCGTTCTCGGGCAGGTCGAACCACCCGGCTTTGTCAGGATAGTAGTATTCGACGTCGGGATCAGGCGGCCAGCGCCAGATACGGCGCAGATCCTCCATTGCCAGCCGCTGCAAGTGCTCGCGTTTGAACTCTTCTACCAGCTCGTCGATAAACTGCGCCAGGGCCTCGCCCTGCAGTTGCTCTCTGCCGTCCTGACCACGCGCACTGAAACTGTAGCGCCGTGCATAGTCGATCAACTCCAGACGCAGCGGCTCCAGAGCAATCGAGCCAAGGCCCAGCGGCTTGGCGTAGCCGATCTTGTGACACATGCCCTTTTCAAGGACGATGGCCAGCAGCAGCGCGCCCAGCTCGTCGCGCTCCAGATTGGTAAAGTCGAGGCGAGCGTAAAAGACGGTGTCGTAGCCCAGCGGGTGAATGTAGCGGTTGGCCGGTTCTGCGCGTCTGAAGTAGACATAGCCGCTCGCCTGCAAAGGTTCCCTGTCAGGATCATGGTGGAAGTAGAACTTGCGCCCGGCGATGTAGCGCTCTTGCTCATCGAGGTAGAAGGCACGATGATGCGGCTTTGGCTCAACCAGGGGCTGGGTATACATTGGCTTGTAGAGAGCCACCGTTTCCGGGTCGGCCTGAGCATCGCCGATATTCACTTTGCCCATGAAGATGCTTTCCCGCTTGTGCTCTTTGAGCGAGCCAAAGATCCGGCAGGCGATGCAGAGATGGGTATCGTCCTGGCAGTGCAAGAATTCAGGCCTGACTTTATCCTTATACACCGCCTTATAGCGACCCCGCTCGCCTGTTTTCTCCTGCTCATAGTTGCCATCGAAGAGCGTCAGGCAGCCGTTGCCCAGGGTTTCGACCAGGCTGCGCAGCAGGCCCTTGAGCGAGGTGCCGGGAATGATGTAGTGGCCAGTTCCATCCTGGATGAAAGGTACTGGCTTCTTGGGATCTTTGATCGCTTTGCCAGCCGCAGCCAGCGAGTAGGCCGCGATAAAAATGGGAGTACGTGCCGTCAGGCGCAGCTCCAGCCTGCCGCTGTAGAGCCGTGGCAGGCCAGCGCCAAAGAGGCGGTGATGCCAGACGGGCTTACGCCGCTCCGGGGGACGGCTCCAGTCAATGCGCGCGAAATCATACGGGTTCATGAGCGACCTCCCCTGGTCTCTGTGGGCAATGGCTCTGCTTCTAGACCGGCAAAGCGAAAGTAGGCCGTCGCCCCATCTGCAGGGTCGTAGTAGGAGTAGACTTTCAGCGTTACCCGTTTTGCCGTCGGGAGCAGCTCGGCAGGATAGAACAAGGGCCGCGGAATGCGCGTGGTGAGAAAGAGGCGCGGCTCCTCTTCAGGTGCTACCCCTACCTCTTGCGGCCGCACGCGACGGGGACGCTCCCCGAAAAGATAGTATTGCGTCGAGCGACGCTTGAGACCTTCCACCGGGCGCGAGCTTGCCTGCAGATGTTCGGCCAGCAAGTGCGCCTGTCCCAGGTAGACCACGCGCAGCTCCCCCTCGCTGCCATCCCAGCGCAATTCTCCCTCTTCGCAGAAGACCCGTCCCCAGGTATAGGCAGCCCACGGAAGCGGGTCCCTCTCCACTTGCAGCACCTCGCTCAGCCGGGCGAAGCGCACCAGCAGACGCCGCATTTGTCGATTATCATCCACAACCCTGCCGGGTAGATGCTCGCCGAGAAAGAAGGCGTTTGCAGGAAAGGGCTTGACAAGCTGTTCGAGAGCAGCGTGCGCCACGGATGCGCTGGAGACAACCTCACCAGACTGCGCGTCACATGCAGGAGATGCTGTTTTGCTCATACGCGTCCTCCTGCTGCCAGGGCAGCCAGCACTGCTGACTCATCTGGCCATTCCTGGATGCGGCGAATAAAGTGCCCAATGGCCTCCTCGCGGAGTTGCGCCAGGGCCTCATTGGTGAAGACACGCAGGTGGCGAATGCCGCGCAGGCGTCGCTCAATGCCAGCAGGCAGCTTGACCAGATCGTCATACCAGGTCCCGTAGCGACCTAAGCCCGTCTCCCTGACAGCAGGCCTCTCATTCAGCCAGCGCCCCAGTCCCCACAGCTCGCTGACCGGCTCGCGCGCGTCGCTGCCGCGGATGGTGGCCGTGACAAAGCCGCCGGGCCAGCCCTCTTGCTCCTCCTCGCTGATCGCTCCTTTGATCCAACCCAGGCCACGTGAGCGACCTGAGCCAAGGCGAATCAGCCCATCCTCCAGGTCTTGCAGAACCACGAAGAGCATACCAAGCTGCCAGATCTCGAAGTTCCGCAGGTGAATCGCGCATTCAAAGGTGACCCCTGCGCTGATGACCTCCAGCTCAAATTTGGCCCTGTGGGCGGCGCCGCCGGTCAGGCGATCGATACCCACACCGTCGCGCAGCTCGCGGACAGGGGCCGAAACGAGATAGGCATCGCCGATGGCCAGGCGCCCGATAAACCAGGTTGAACCGAAGAGGCGACAAACCGGGCAGGAACATGCATAGACCTCATCAGTATGGGCTTCGAGATAGTGGCGACGCTGATCATTGTCCTTGGCCTCGCTAGTGAAGCGCCCGCCACAGGAGTCGCGATAGGTGCGGCGGCGCTCCTCAAGATCGGCCTCCTGATCCTCGCTGCCGGCGAAGGGATAGCAAACCACACGCGGTCTCAGGCTGGCGACAATCTTCTCGACGTGGCTGCGGAAGACCCCTTTGAGCGAACTGCCGGGCAGAAACGGCTCCTGACGCCCGTTGCGAAAGGTCAGCACTGGCGTCATGTCCGGCCCACTGACCGTAGGCAGGCCAGATTTGACGAGCAGTGGACCGGTGGTGGTGATGCGCAGGCGCAAGCGAGCCTCATTGAGGAGTTGTTTAAGCATTGGTAACAATTCCTCCTATCTCTCTGGCTGGTTGGCGCTAAACAGCCGCTCAATCTGCTTCGCCAGGAAGTCCTCACCGTCTTCGACGCGGTTAAATTTCTCTTCGGGACTGCGCCCAAGCAGATAACGCTGCAAACGCCGGGCGCGCTCCTCGGGGCTTAGCCTCCCGTTCTTACCGTCGGAGTCCTCTTCGCCTTCCAGCTCCAGGATGTAGACGCGCAGGTCGCGCAGGCGGCAGGCCCCCAGGCCGCGCGAACGCTTGCCGCCGATCGATCCGAAGCCGTTGACGAACTCGCTGAGTCCCAGGCTGAGCAGCCAGAGGTCCTCTCTGGTGGCGTTCTCTAGAGTGATCTCCAGGTCAAAGGCAGTGCTGGCCGGCACGACCTCGTAGTCGTACTTGAGGCGTTCCTTGGCACGCTCGCTGTCGCGCTCGATGGCCACACCGTCGCGCAGCTGAATGATACCGTTCCATTCCTCCTCGGGAATGTAGAGGTCGCTGACGTTAACCCGCGAGGCCGAGAACGGCGAGCCGAAGAGCTGACAGGTGTGACAAAGCTGCTCTAGAATAGGGAGCAGATCCAGCTCGCCCCGCTGACGCCTCTCCTCAGCTATGGTGCGCTGGCGCGCAGTCGGACAGATGTTATCAAGACTTCCTTCCTCATGCTGGATTTGTTCTAGCTCCTCCTGCTCCCGCTCGATGAGGCCGCAGGTGCGCAGGCGCGGCCGCGGCAGCTCAGCCAGGGCAGCCACCAGTTTTTCAACCGTGCTGCGCAAGGCCCCTTTAAAGCTCGAACCCGGAATGAAAGGAATGTTCTCGGGCGTCAGGACAATCGGGCTTTTGCTGCTGCTCAGGGTGAGCTTGCCGCCGCCGATGTGCAGCGCCGTCTCCATGACAAGCCGCCCTTTGAAGAGATAGCGGTTGCGCAGGCGCAGCCGGCGCATGAGATCCTTTCGATAGAGATCGTGATCGACTGCCATTATCGCTCTCTCCTAGAGAAACCTTCTTTCTTCTCTTCCTTCTGCTGCTCTTGCTCCCCCAGCAAGCGGCTGTTTTCTGCCACCAAATGCTGAATGAATTCGGCCATCAACTGCGCCATCAGCTCCTCAGTCTGAGCGCGCCTGGCCTGTACCCCTCCCTGGTCATCGAGCAGGTGGAACTCAGCTTTCAGGCGATTCTTCTGCATAGATTCCATGTATTTCTTCAGATTCTGGTAAAAAATTTCTATATTTCTTTTACTGGCGGACCAGTTACGCTCGGTCTGATGGGTGACGAAGTCACGCAGCGCCTGGTAGTTGAGGGCCAGCGAGATGGCGTGCAGGCCATTGATCTGGCTATTGGGCAGAGGCTCGCAGTCTTCTTCGTCCAGCAACTGGCGTATGAGGCTCACAGCTTCTGGATAGAGCACCTCGTCGCTCAGTAGGGCAATCCTGTTAAGCTGTTCCTCTGAGAGCACGGGCTACTACCTCCTTCGCTCCGTAAAGGCCTCTAGCTCCTTGTGGCCCTTCATCATCGAGCAAAACTCATAGTAGGCTACCATCGAGTGGATAAACTGGCGCATCAAGGAGAGATGGACACGTCGACGGAGTTGCCGGTCCTCCTCAGTTTTCTCGCCGATGCCCAGCTCCTGGCAGACTCTGTCAGCACGCGC
Coding sequences within:
- the rpsU gene encoding 30S ribosomal protein S21, yielding MSEVRLNPDESFEVALKRFNRKVLNAGILAEVRRRKHYESRSDRRKRKAAVARRRRRRHTRTRR
- a CDS encoding zinc-ribbon domain containing protein translates to MINPGQDQILVCRECGQEFTFTVGEQEFFASRGLTNTPSRCPSCRAARKASGGRRGRGYGREERQMYTVTCASCGNEARVPFLPRDDRPVYCSDCYRPQESYGRGQGRRARW
- the csx7 gene encoding type III CRISPR-associated RAMP protein Csx7; protein product: MAVDHDLYRKDLMRRLRLRNRYLFKGRLVMETALHIGGGKLTLSSSKSPIVLTPENIPFIPGSSFKGALRSTVEKLVAALAELPRPRLRTCGLIEREQEELEQIQHEEGSLDNICPTARQRTIAEERRQRGELDLLPILEQLCHTCQLFGSPFSASRVNVSDLYIPEEEWNGIIQLRDGVAIERDSERAKERLKYDYEVVPASTAFDLEITLENATREDLWLLSLGLSEFVNGFGSIGGKRSRGLGACRLRDLRVYILELEGEEDSDGKNGRLSPEERARRLQRYLLGRSPEEKFNRVEDGEDFLAKQIERLFSANQPER
- a CDS encoding RAMP superfamily CRISPR-associated protein encodes the protein MNPYDFARIDWSRPPERRKPVWHHRLFGAGLPRLYSGRLELRLTARTPIFIAAYSLAAAGKAIKDPKKPVPFIQDGTGHYIIPGTSLKGLLRSLVETLGNGCLTLFDGNYEQEKTGERGRYKAVYKDKVRPEFLHCQDDTHLCIACRIFGSLKEHKRESIFMGKVNIGDAQADPETVALYKPMYTQPLVEPKPHHRAFYLDEQERYIAGRKFYFHHDPDREPLQASGYVYFRRAEPANRYIHPLGYDTVFYARLDFTNLERDELGALLLAIVLEKGMCHKIGYAKPLGLGSIALEPLRLELIDYARRYSFSARGQDGREQLQGEALAQFIDELVEEFKREHLQRLAMEDLRRIWRWPPDPDVEYYYPDKAGWFDLPENARKRIAETRDSA
- a CDS encoding SAVED domain-containing protein; this encodes MGASQSIAGEILCLYASEDKRGFEELSKHLYNLNRIRDIQDTLPGKPPKQEQSKLINQAKLIIMLISPDFLFSMGEVASMALKRATSGEAELIPILYKTVDLGGTDLAELQLLPRNGEALAQREGDNRNKAWKEIAEEIRKIWEALDAGSGTEEKERTTMDAGQSEAHRSQQEQDPTRPATVFISSAGDAGKNREQLELMLRLRGLKLWHRDSEDLPFLGLREKAAERAVSELADAYLLYLTPEALKKPQLWLPEAHAALTRHESELGFPIVVILQGVSRKRVQNALAKVSLGKLTNFIADEPEPEVSQQEVVSGKLRSLARKILREAFRQRRVRAGENHEIWIGLRTFVFGEGSPRLDLSVDARRLFLEDENRDVRRVPTVAEWQDLIVPALQDIKGLLTAIGPGSGESLKVPIKAVYSLTYLFGFIFQGMRLQVRDEARQQYWDNEGPQSDSSPLTCDESIQEGDPQTAVVAISISNNIENDVKVYMQQAGNKIDYSCFIHYSMPEGVDHTRGVRDGNHALAIARQIGRDLRRLRSQGIAHIHLFSSLPAGLAVLIGQQLNASVFGPVSLYEFSAAYRYAYTLNQKE
- a CDS encoding MBL fold metallo-hydrolase gives rise to the protein MSEQVTLPPVDTIDVTILVDNSVDVLLPGNEMVQRAPLAINWTEREQLIAEHGYALLLTVVRNGWRASLLYDAGLGRSTLLHNMDVLEVRPADLRAIVLSHGHADHHGGLEGVVRRLGKRGLPLLLHPDAWRYRRIVFPTGTEIHMPPPSQADLDREGVTIIEERGPSLLLDGTVLVTGQVERVTDFEKGFPLQQARTDHGWEPDIWVWDDQAIVCHLKNRGLVVLSSCSHAGVINILQHARRLTGIETVYAFVGGLHLSGAVFEPIIPRTIAELQAIGPSVIVPGHCTGWRATHELARALPAAYIQTSVGTTLHFA
- the csx19 gene encoding type III-D CRISPR-associated protein Csx19, translated to MSKTASPACDAQSGEVVSSASVAHAALEQLVKPFPANAFFLGEHLPGRVVDDNRQMRRLLVRFARLSEVLQVERDPLPWAAYTWGRVFCEEGELRWDGSEGELRVVYLGQAHLLAEHLQASSRPVEGLKRRSTQYYLFGERPRRVRPQEVGVAPEEEPRLFLTTRIPRPLFYPAELLPTAKRVTLKVYSYYDPADGATAYFRFAGLEAEPLPTETRGGRS
- the csx7 gene encoding type III CRISPR-associated RAMP protein Csx7, translating into MLKQLLNEARLRLRITTTGPLLVKSGLPTVSGPDMTPVLTFRNGRQEPFLPGSSLKGVFRSHVEKIVASLRPRVVCYPFAGSEDQEADLEERRRTYRDSCGGRFTSEAKDNDQRRHYLEAHTDEVYACSCPVCRLFGSTWFIGRLAIGDAYLVSAPVRELRDGVGIDRLTGGAAHRAKFELEVISAGVTFECAIHLRNFEIWQLGMLFVVLQDLEDGLIRLGSGRSRGLGWIKGAISEEEQEGWPGGFVTATIRGSDAREPVSELWGLGRWLNERPAVRETGLGRYGTWYDDLVKLPAGIERRLRGIRHLRVFTNEALAQLREEAIGHFIRRIQEWPDESAVLAALAAGGRV
- a CDS encoding YrdB family protein produces the protein MIVVILKECNRALRFLLEVAMILTLSYWGASSTSLALPLSFLLGLALPLFAMLVWGLLVAPKARHRLVDPWRLLVELALFGLAALALWHRQCYLLASMLMALFLLNRLALSLWGQNTV